A segment of the Lycium barbarum isolate Lr01 chromosome 7, ASM1917538v2, whole genome shotgun sequence genome:
AACTTATGGTACATTAAAAAACTAGGAGCCAAATTCAGAATTTAATAGCATTTTTTTACATTTagtagcttatatatatatacacttgtttaccccgaatttggataattaattgaatttgtaagtgagtaTAGAATATGTGTTTGGATCTCAATATATCGTGGGGAAATGGGGTATATGAACGTTATGTAGCAAAGCAGTTGATGAAGTGTATTAGTGTTGCTAAATGACATGCAATACTTGTTTGAAGAAAAGCTATGTAGCAAAgctccaatttttatttttatttttgtaggttggccgaacccctcttggttcttgctctctctctcttgttcttgaaacttctactATGTTGAAGAAGAGTAGTCCCCTTTCCTTTATAATACTAGGCTTTTAAAATcttatgggcttgggcccctCTTTTCCTCCACATGGCCGGCAAATACCTAATGAATTGGgctctttttattattatttttttcatttcatttaggcCCAAATTGTTGCGGGTCTTATTTTAAAATTTCCGAAACTAGTTTCTAGAATTTCttattttgcccttgaccttcctccatgtTCCCATATCAACAAATTTCATGGTCAACACACATacattaaataaaaatcaaattatggccttaattcttacaagtcacaattatttcagattttccgaacatgcgaaaatgcgggatataacaattcctTTAGCTTATAGTGCTATCTTTCTTGTCATAGTAACTTGACTTGCATATAGTCTCTTGATAATTGTGCCTTAGTATTGATTCTTGTTTGTTTTAGATAAATCTTTGATTTGCTTTTATTTCCCTTAGTGGCTATAgtgagtgatggtagactagggtcatgttctcggtcgGGGACGGGAGCTAGGGTTAGAGGGGGTAAGTGGGGTCagggagcgtctaggttgagagtagggtcctggaacattgggactttgacggggaagtccatagagctagttaagattgttaaggagaggaagattaatatagcttgcatccaggagaccaaatgggtaggatctaaagctaaggatgtgaacgggtataagttatggttctcgggtaagtcaatgtataggaatggggtaggcattttagtagatagtgagctaaGGGACCAGGCCGTAGAGGTTAGGAGGGTCAATGACCGGATGATGGCGATTAATttagttgtggaagggtttaccttgaacattattagtgcttacgcgcaACAAGCGGGCTTGGACGAGGAGGAGAAGAAGCGCTTCTGGGAGGATTTGGATGAAGTGATGGGAGGTATACCGCCCACcgagaagttattcataggagaagatttcaatggacacatcggctCAACCTCGGGGGGTTATGATGAAGAGCATGGAGGTTTCGTCCTCGGagtcaggaatggaggaggagtctcacttctaGATTTCGCTAAAGCCTTTGGATTGGCAGTAGCCAACTCGCGTTTCCCGAAGAGGGAGCAGCACTTGGTAACTTTTCGTAGTTCGACGGCTGCAACGCAGATAGACTTTTTTCTCCTTAGAAAAGAGGATAAAGGactttgtaaagactgcaaggtcattccgggtgagaaccttacgacccaacatatgtttttggtgatggatttggggattacgaggaagaagaagaagaagagggtcgcGAATGACCTGCCAAGGATCAGGTGGGGGAGTTTGACTTTGTCGAGTGCccaggagatgggggagaagttgatggatatgggggcttgggagagtaggggggacgcgagcagtatgtgggataggacgacgAGCTGCATTAGGGAAACAGCTAGAGATGTCCTGGGAGTCTCGAGAGGTCGTCGTGGTAGGCGAcgtggggactggtggtggaatggagaagtccagggaaaggtggaagcaaagaaagtgGCGTACGCGAGGTTGGTAGACAGAAAATATGAGGAGGAGAAGCGGAAGAATAGGGAAAGGTATAACATTCCGAGAAAGGaagcgaagttggcagtttcgacggcaaaaacggcagctttcgaacgtctatatgcagaactagaggacaaaggcggggataagaagttgttcaggctagccaaggtgaGGGAGAGAAAGACACGGGACTTGGATCGAGTAAAGTgcgtcaaggacgaggatggcaaagtattggtagaggaagctctcattagacggagatgacagtcatacttccatgaactcttgaacgaggaaggtgagagagacattgtgttgggagatttggagtactctgagaggcgtcgcgactttgggtattgtaggagtataaaggtggaggaggttaagggtgttgttcgcaggatgcgcaggggaagagctaccggttctgacgagatccctggggagttttggaagagtgcgggcagggcaagtttggagtggttgactggattgtttaatgttatttttaagacggcgaagatgcctgaggaatagaggtggagtatgatggtccctttgtataagaacaaaggtgatattcaaagttgcaataactatagagggatcaagctgctaagccacactatgaaggtgtgggaaagggtagtggagatgagggtgagaatAGGCGTGcccatttcagagaaccagttcggattcatgccgggacgctcgactacagaagtcatccatcttgtgaggagactggtggagcagtatagggagaggaaaaaggacctgcacatggttttcatcgacctagaaaagacttacgacaaagtgccaagagaggttttatggGGATGCTTGGAGGCCAGAGGTGTACCTGTAGCGTAcactagggtgatcaaggacatgtatgatggagccaagaccagggtaaggacagtgggaggagactcggagtacttcccagtggagatggggttgcaccaaggatcagctcttagcccatttttatttgctctaGTGATGGATTGTTTGACGCGGCGAATtgaaggtgaggtgccatggtgtatgttatttgcggatgacatagtcttgatcgacgagacacgcagcggagtgaaagttaagctggaggtttggagacaaactctggagtctaaagggttcaagttgactaggaccaagacagagtacatggagtgcaagttcagtgacgtgacacatgagtctggtgtggaagtgaggcttggtacccaggtcatcctaaagaaaagaagtttcaaatatctcgggtctattatacaagaaaatggggacattgatgatgatgtctcacatcgtatttgtgcagggtggatgaaatggaggcttgcttcaggagtgctgtgtgataagaaggtgccactaaaacttaaaggcaggttctacaaagtggttgtgagaccgacctTCTTGTACGGGGCAaagtgttgggcagtcaagagctctcacgtccaaaagatgaaagttgcggaaatgagaatgttgcgatggatgtgtgggcacaccaggcgagataggattaggaatgaagatatccgggataaggttggagtagcatcagtggaggacaagatgagggaagcgaggctgagatggtttgggcatgtgaggaggaga
Coding sequences within it:
- the LOC132601284 gene encoding uncharacterized protein LOC132601284 gives rise to the protein MAINLVVEGFTLNIISAYAQQAGLDEEEKKRFWEDLDEVMGGIPPTEKLFIGEDFNGHIGSTSGGYDEEHGGFVLGVRNGGGVSLLDFAKAFGLAVANSRFPKREQHLEELDLVKADATGLAERNRLLESETALYKERMRTFDEKAEKRAQMYENLKTELAEAVNANDALKVELETATRRQDALEENRGVLL